DNA sequence from the Bacteroidales bacterium genome:
TCGTTGCTGGCGACTCAGATTACACAACACATTGCCGGCAAACAATTTCCTGACATTTCATCTTGCCAGGTTGCCATCATCGGTGTTGAAGAAAGCCGCTATGCCGTTAATAATGCTGCCGGTTCCGGTGGACCTGATTTTGTCAGGCAATGCCTCTATAATTTGCATGAAGGGCCATTCAAACTTGAAATTGCCGACCTCGGAAATATCAGGCAGGGCCATACTGTTGAAGACACTTACGCGGCTCTTACGGAAGTACTCGTTGAACTGCTTGAAAAGAAAATAACGCCCATCATCATCGGCGGCAGCCAGGATCTGACTTACGGTTGCTATAAGGCTTATGAAAAACTCAAGCGCATCATTAACATTGTTGCGGTTGATAATCAATTTGACCTTGGAACCGAGGAGAATTCGATGACTTCTGAAAGTTACCTCCGGAAAATTATCGTTCAGCAACCCAACTATCTTTTCAACTACAGCAATATCGGGTATCAATCCTATCATGTTGATCAGGCAGCCATCAAATTAATGGAGAATATGTTTTTTGATGTGAGCCGCCTGGGGGTCGTGCGATCCGACCTGCATGAAGTAGAGCCGTTTATCCGCAATACCGATCTCCTTACTTTTGATATTGGAGCTATCCGTGCTGGTGATGCCCCTGGTCATGCTACCGCAGGCCCCAATGGGTTTTTTGGCGATGAAGCTTGCCAGATTGCCCGTTATGCAGGGCTTTCGGAAAAACTTACAGCCATTGGTTTTTTTGAGTACAATCCGAAATTCGATCAGCGGGGATTTACGGCAAATCTTATCGCTCAAATGATCTGGTATTTTCTTGAGGGTTTTTATAACCGTAAAAATGAAGATCCTGCTGTGAACATGGACGACTTCATCAAATATTACGTTCCGGTGAACTCAACCGAAGAAGGAATTGTGTTTTACCGCAGCAAAAAAACCGACCGCTGGTGGATGGAGATCGGTGCGAAACTCAATATCAAAAATGAATACCGCCGGCACAACCTTATACCATGTTCGTTCAAAGACTATAATACTGCTACCGAAAACGACATACCCGATCGCTGGTGGAAGGCATATCAGAAGCTGATGTGATTTGCGTCTAAATCAAACAATATTTTGTCCAGCTGTGGAGGATGAGGATGTCTCAAAACCACTGAGTTTGGTGTTTTTTGTCATTCTGAGCGCAGCGAAGAATCTAATGTACAATCAAATAGAGTTCCTTCACTTCGTTCAGGATGACAAGATTTGACCTTCTAAGACAGCCTGTTAATATTGGTAATAAAAAAACACCAAAATCGTCTATAAAATCCTTTTCGGGTTGTCCTGTATAAAGGCTTTCCAACTACTGTGTTTGTGGTTGGTTTCGCTTACTGGATTATTTTGATACGAATGGCAAACTGCTGCAGCCAGTCCGTCGCTGGCATCCAGGTTTTCAGGAATTGGAACCGATAACATTCCGGCCAGTATTGCCGCCACCTGTTCCTTTGAGGCATTGCCGTTACCTGTGATGGATTGTTTGATGCGGCGCGGAGAATACTCATATACTTCAACACGCCGATATAAAGCAGCCGCCATGGCTACACCCTGTGCACGGCCAAGTTTAAGCATGGACTGAATGTTTTTCCCGAAGAAAGGCGCTTCAATGGCCATTTCATCCGGGAGATACTGGTCAATAAGCTCAAGCGTAGTTTGAAAAATTGAATTTAATTTCAGCAGATGCGAATCTTTCCTGCCAAATCCTTTCGATCCAAATGAAATAAGCTCCAGGTTCTTACCTTTGCACCTGACAATTCCATAACCCATGATATTGGTGCCCGGGTCAATACCTAGTATAACACGATCTTTTTCCAAAACCTGAAGCGTTTTTAATGAAGGCAAAAGTACGCAAATCGTTAAACTTCCTGCTGCAAATCGGTATCATCCTGGTAGCTTATGGGTTTATTTACAGGCAAGTGGTTCAGAAAATGGAAATAACAGAGCTGGTGACCGGTTTAACTGCAAAATTCCATGACAGCACTTTCTTGATTTACCTGGGTTCGGTATTCCTGCTAATGTTTGTAAACCTTGGCGTTGAGGCCTGGAAATGGAAGTTCCTGATCAGTAAATTTGAAACTGTCTCCTTTATGAATTCCTTCAAGGCTGTATTTTCCGGCATTACCGTCAGCGTGTTCACACCTAACAGGGTTGGTGAATATTTCGGTAGGGTGTTCATTCTTAAATCGCTACATCCGGTGAAAGGCATTCTGATCACCTTTATCGGTAGCATGGGGCAATTAATGGCAACAATCCTTATCGGTTCATTCGGAGTGTTGCTTTTTCTGCCACGCATTATGGATGCATTTATTTTTCCGAACCATTTGATTTTTATTGGCATTGTGATAACAACGCTGATAATATTGACCTTACTTGTTGTTTTATACCTTCATTTTTCGATACTGTCGCAGTTTGCCAGAAAGCTTTTTCCGGCTAAGACTGAGAAAATAAACAAATACGCCGGTGTATTTGAGAGTTATAGCAGCGCTGATCTTTCCTATGTGCTTTTACTCAGCATCCTCA
Encoded proteins:
- a CDS encoding formimidoylglutamase, whose protein sequence is MENSFFLQPVDLPDDSSSLKTESLLATQITQHIAGKQFPDISSCQVAIIGVEESRYAVNNAAGSGGPDFVRQCLYNLHEGPFKLEIADLGNIRQGHTVEDTYAALTEVLVELLEKKITPIIIGGSQDLTYGCYKAYEKLKRIINIVAVDNQFDLGTEENSMTSESYLRKIIVQQPNYLFNYSNIGYQSYHVDQAAIKLMENMFFDVSRLGVVRSDLHEVEPFIRNTDLLTFDIGAIRAGDAPGHATAGPNGFFGDEACQIARYAGLSEKLTAIGFFEYNPKFDQRGFTANLIAQMIWYFLEGFYNRKNEDPAVNMDDFIKYYVPVNSTEEGIVFYRSKKTDRWWMEIGAKLNIKNEYRRHNLIPCSFKDYNTATENDIPDRWWKAYQKLM
- the ruvC gene encoding crossover junction endodeoxyribonuclease RuvC, translating into MEKDRVILGIDPGTNIMGYGIVRCKGKNLELISFGSKGFGRKDSHLLKLNSIFQTTLELIDQYLPDEMAIEAPFFGKNIQSMLKLGRAQGVAMAAALYRRVEVYEYSPRRIKQSITGNGNASKEQVAAILAGMLSVPIPENLDASDGLAAAVCHSYQNNPVSETNHKHSSWKAFIQDNPKRIL
- a CDS encoding flippase-like domain-containing protein; this encodes MKAKVRKSLNFLLQIGIILVAYGFIYRQVVQKMEITELVTGLTAKFHDSTFLIYLGSVFLLMFVNLGVEAWKWKFLISKFETVSFMNSFKAVFSGITVSVFTPNRVGEYFGRVFILKSLHPVKGILITFIGSMGQLMATILIGSFGVLLFLPRIMDAFIFPNHLIFIGIVITTLIILTLLVVLYLHFSILSQFARKLFPAKTEKINKYAGVFESYSSADLSYVLLLSILRYCVFTTQFILLLLAFEMKLPFMHYLIVIPVIFLVMTLIPSVALSELGIRGSVSLYLISLFLNESAGIYDPSSLGIVVASTLLWLINLAIPAITGAVFVFNLRFIRSKNNQSGS